AGTCCCAAGGGGTGGGGGTTACTGACCTTGATTTGACCCAGAAAAGCATCTAAAACATGAGATGAAAGTTATAATGTAATAAGATACAGCAAAGAACAAGGAGATAACACAAATGACAATTTAAGTAGAAATATATacatgaaaagtatgaaaacaaCAGAATTAATTACAGCATTATGCAAGGTAACAGCAGGAGAATGTACCgaggcaaagaaaaacaatgaaaaatatgtatgatatggaaatgtatgcagtgtgaaacatgaaaaaatatgaaatatatgcagtatgaggGAAGTTAACAATTATACATATTTGAGATATATGCAagtgagaatatgaagaaaacaaatgtgcATTCTCTAGCGTGTGATGTGCATAATGTGCAAGgtcatatgtacagaaagtgtaaTTTAGCTGTAAGGACTGAGGAATCCCAAGTTGTCTCGTGCCTTTAGGTAGAAATCAGCCTTGATTTCCTTGATGAAAACCCCCGTTTCACTCTGTCTTTATGAAGGTTGCATTCCAAAGACGCTCTCCCTCCCCAGGCATTTCATTGCAAGTAGATACCTAACTGTAAATGTGATGCATGCATGTAGATGATGGCATTTTGAAGGAGGTGAATTATATCCGATGGGTGTACACTGTCTGCAGCAGAACTGGATGCCCACAGTGCCATCATGTGGTGGTACAGAACAGGTGTTTCTTCTGTCTTTAATAATGACAGCTGAGTGATGGAAACTGATATACCTCCCCTTGTCCCTcgcttcttctcctctccccgctcctcttcccctcttcttcgCAACCACCCAGGTGGAGAACGAGTCGAACACCCTGCAGGACGGCTCTCTGATCGACCTGTGCGGGGCCACCCTGCTGTGGCGGACGCCCGCCGGACTGCGCCGCACCCCCACCCTCAAGCAGCTAGAGTCCCTCCGCCAGGAGCTGAATGCCGCGCGGCCCCAGTGCCCCGTGGGCTTCAACACCCTGGCCTTCCCCAGCCTGGCCCAGCGCGAGATCGTCGACAAGAAGCAGCCGTGGGTGTACGTAAACTGCGGCCACGTGCACGGCTACCACAACTGGGGCTACCGCAAGGAGAAGGGGCCCGCCGGCCCTGGGGGCACGGCGCCAGCCAGCACCGGCGAGAGGGAGTGCCCCATGTGCCGGCGGGTGGGCCCCTACGTGCCGCTGTGGTTGGGCTGCGAGGGCGGCTTGTACCTGGACGCCGGGCCGTCCACCCACGCTTTCTGCCCCTGCGGCCACGTGTGCTCGGAAAAGACAGTGGCGGGGTGGAGCCAGATCCCGTTGCCCCACGGCACCCACGCCTTCCACGCCGCCTGCCCCTTCTGCGGTACCTGGCTGACCGGGGAGCAGGGCCACATCAAACTCATCTTCCAGGGCCCCGTCGACTGAGCCCACAGCTGGGCAACCGGCGGACGAAAGCGATGGTGGACCAGTGGGGACAAGAGGTGGAGGAACTGCGGACTAAAGACTGTCTACTAGAACAAAGACTGGAGCACTGGATTGAAAGATTAAGGACTGATGGGGAAAAGGAAAGACTGTTGAAATGACAAACTCAAAGCGAGACGGAATAATAGATGCCAAGGCTTAAAATGGAATATGAGATGTATGGAGAAGATGTAAATAAATTGTGTTGAAATGAGCACGTGTCTTTGGTGATCCTTAGTCCTTCACTTTCAGTACCTGCGTAGTAGTCTGGCTGCTCCACGTGTGTGTTTACATCACCTGCAGGTACGCATTTAGCTAGACGACCACTAGGGACCGTCCCCGCAGAAAGCCCTTCCCTCCGTAGGTGCAGCCGGCACACAGGCTACAACGTGGCACCCTAAGGAGTGTCTGTGCAGCCGTGCTACCAGTCTGCAGCGCCCCCATCGTGCTATAAATAACTCAAGGTCACCAGCAACCCCATCGCCTCgccaccaggagagagagagagagagaggaatggaggacAACAGGGCAGCTTCGTCATCAGGGGAAGCTGCATAAAAGTATCTACACACATATCTTCAATATGTTCATGCAAATACTTCCAATAGGGTATGAGAGATGGTAATGGTGCTGGAAAGGTCTTACTGCAGACTCAATGCAGAAGGCAGCTGCAGTCCTAAGAGAAGGCAGTCTGCAGCATTTTTATACCAGCTGccagaaacacaacaaatactccatACATACTCCAGACATATTGACAGATATTCACTGTAAACGATCCCTTCGCCGACATCGGAACGTTTCCTTTTGATGCATTAGGAGCGAGGCGCACCTTGATCACATGATCCGGTTATTTAAAGGTCCACAGGGAGAGGCAGGGGTACAAATCAAGGGCGCACGCCATGTGGATGACAGCGAGTCGCGGAGATCTACAGCATGTTAGCCCATGTGATGAAGGCTGGGGAGTGACTGACCTCCTGTGGTGCCTCCAGCAGAATACACTGCTATGAGGaggaaggctgtgtgtgtgcatgtgtgtgtgaaacatccCTTTGAAACATCCCTCTGTGTATTAAttagggttagacagatattggtcttttattcaAATTCAGATAGTCCGTgtcgtccatctctgatatgatgcagtttgattgattacatatttattgtagaattgattaatactacactgagacattttgattccacacaaatatgcatgaatgTTTGTCATTCTTATTTTCAATGTTCAATGtcaagagttttagtgtcccatggtctaaatgctgtttcagaggctttttgcaccctgacaagaatacaattctgggagaaGTACTGAATACTTTTCATACATAAAAATGTTCAAACAAAAATTGAATATTGGCATAAAATAGCagcttaattaaaaaatattggcATTAACCTTCAAGAACCCACATCGTTTGAGTAGTAATAATTAAAAATCAGAAAGACCAGCTCTCATGTTGACATTGATCTTTTTCATcgttttattatatatatatttataatatgtacagaaaaaaaaacccatcatgATCAAACTcagcagtgagacagagcaCCAAAGTGAACAAGCGAAACAGAAAAGATAGAAGGTGACTGACAGGGGAGGTCCTGCCTGGTGCTTGCTATTAACAAACAACACCTAGTGAGTGCCTTTATTAAGCCATTGGACAGCAATGAAGAAGTGTGCAAATGACATGGAAAATACCCCCTTTTTCCccaaatgaatacaaaaaaggggacaaaagaagaaaaaagtcaaGTGACGTTCCATCAGAATCACATTCATAAGCAAGCCCCACCCTAAATCCCGTTAACCCCACCCTCACATTGGATACCCCACCCACTGGAGTTCATTACCCAGCGTCCCCTTATCCTTCGATGGACCGGACACAATATTACCACAGTATAGTATTCAATGAATATATTAAAATCAGTAGAATATCAAGACTCCTTGAAAGAAAGAACATTCAGAAGAAAATCAAAAAAGGGGACTCACACTCATGGCGCAAAACGTCCattatgtacgtgtgtgtgtgacttgagtgtgtgtgtgtgtgtagtttcaGACGATCACTTCTTTTGCATCTACTCAAGTGAGATTGGCGTAACGCCAGGATGTGTCCAAAAAGCTCAGGAATGTTACAcacaaccccaccccaccccaccccaccccctggataacatgacccccccccctcctcacacacaaacacacacacacttactgctgttccctcccttcccctcaaTGTCAGTCAGCTGCAAACTCGGGCCGACCAGATTCCGATCCTGCGCAGCAAACTACAGCATTCCAGTTTTGTATCACAGGCTTGGGAAAACGAGGCTAAAACTACATCTGCGTAAACCGATGCCCGCGCAAGGCAAAACACATGATTCTAGTGCTTCATCTATTATCTTTACACTGATATGATCAGAAATAACCAATGTCACATCTGTACTGTATTGGAAAAGGACTTCTCCACAATCACTCCTTACTTCACACTTAAGTAGATGCAGCGTCCGGACCAAGCATCATTCAAACGGCGATGAGACTTCATAAATGGGAGGCTAGTGTTCTGAAGATGGCGTGCGCTCATCTGTATTCATTTGAAGTCTCAGTTTTCAGAAGCTGAAATTGCACTTTTCGCAACTGCATGCTCTTGGCAACACCTCGACCGGAGCTCGAGGCGGTGTTCTACCTGAAATGCTGAGAAGGTTGTGTTTtatctgcagagagagagagagagagagccaaactAACCAGGAATGCGACCAAAGCCTGAATGAGATTCCCTTATCTGAGCAGACAGGGAGGGATCTTGAGGAATTCAACGAGTTTGCAGCGACGTGGTCGGCTGGAGGCGAAGAGTTGGGAGTTCATATCCGGTCTGCGAACCCGAGACCAGTCAGTCCCTGGGACCTCCAGACGCTCCGAGACGCGGCGCGACCCGACGAACCGGACTACGGCCCGGACCAGAGTGTGCGCAGGATAGCTACCGTTCGGCGCGGACGTCTCCCTGCAGTGTAAGGCTTACAGCTACGTGTTCAAAAGTAAGTTAACATCCACAACTAGACCACAGGTTTCCAAGAGAAGTGACTGATAGTGGACATCCttgcacaaaacaaaacttGGCCCCCCATTCAAACCAAATGTAGTTCTCTGAAAGGCCCCGATGCTACTTGATCTCCATGCTTTTAAAACGTAAACGACCTGCTACAGCGACGACATATTTTCCAGTTCTTTGTCGTTTTAAAAAGTTGCGGCTCAGGTTGATGAGGTTTGGTGGACAGAAGCGGAGTTCTTACGGCGGTGTAGAGGCCCCCGCTGTGAGGTCGGAGGTCGCTCTTTTCCCCCCGCATTCCTGCCAGCGTCCATGGAAATGCCACTGAGAAATAACACACTGCTATGAGAACCGAAAGAGCAGGTCGAGAGAGCTGCGGGCGGGGGAAAAACACCTCAAACCTCCCTCTCTGGCTTCGATGTTATTACACGAGCCGTTAGCAGTTATGAGGAATGGCCTGCTGCTGACACCGAGATCCGAACAGATAATCCGCGCCGCTCAGATAAATGTCTCGTTCGGCCTTGTGGCAGGAAAGAGCTAGTTCACGCTTTTAGCCTCGGGGAGGTTAAAGGCGACGCGAACCCCGACGGAGCAACCGATTAGGAACCAGAAACGCCGAGGGACAGAAAACAACTGTAAACGGTCCAAATGTGAGACGTGTGACGACCGCGCTTGACCGATGACGAGGTCGATCTCGGGGGAAGGAACAGCAGCTTTTGtaagacacccccccccctccccctcccctcacacCCTCCCCCCCATACCGCATCTCTACCCCAGCTTCATCTGCAAACAAGCACAAAGTAAAAATGAACCTACATCCTAAAACCCACCCCGTCATGTATACTGAACATGAGCGTTAAGCAAATTGTACAAGCTTTCTCcattagaaaaacaaacaaaaaaacaaatcaatgagaaaataaaaaataataaaaccataacaataataataaaacggTAACTGTAAGAATCTACTTAGATGAACGCAGAATATTGCCAATTGCTTCTGTTGTTTGTCCAGATAATTCAAATTGAATATGTGtaactgcccccccccaccctcttaTGTTACCCCTTGTCATGCctctttatctgtgtgtgtgtgtgtgtgtgtgtgtgtgtgtgtgtgtgtgtgcaatgttcAACCCTCATACTGTAATATATAGTGTCATATCTGGATTACTAAAAGACATCATGGCCTAACCATACTGAATCTTATATCATTATGTCGCTGTCTTTCCTTTGACATGTGAAATCCTTCCTTGGAGGAGTGATgaaggcttaaaaaaaaaaaaaaaaaaagtctagcTAACACCATATATTACAGTGCTCACAACCGCCGCCTCTATCCCGGCTCCGACTAGATGGCTACCTCTAAATGTGGAATAAATGAGTTGGATGGAGTCCATATTCAACCGACAGTGCTGCTCTTCTACCTAGAGTGTTGAGCCAGGGGTTTAATTACAGCTTCCCTCTGCCCAACAAGGCCCTTTCCCTCAAAACAGACTGCTACCTGTCTTTGGATGTAGCCCTCCCTCCTGTATCTACTGATTCCTTACTTCATTCAGATTAAGAGTGTGGGCCGGAAgccgaggaagaggaaggagggagggagagaggctcaGTGCGACGGGCTTCCCCCCCGGATCTTGATCAGTAAATGACAACGATGAGTCACCGTCAGCACCGCTAATGCTATTCAATCCCCTAATAACGGATGCAGCTCTTGCTACTGCATACAGAGCATTGACAGCGGGCGACTCAGGCACACGTGACTCCACCTGTGTgtagggttagtgtgtgtgtgtgtgtgtgtgtgtgtgtggtcaggcaGATTATTCTAGGGATCAAGAGGTTTGGGGTGGGCtaaggtggggtgggggtctgGAGGATGAGATcagcaaagacagacagagcctGGGGGGAAAATGGAAACGCCGCTTGGCTGTCAAGTGTCTGGCCAAAAAGGCTCAAATCACTTTAACCCCCGCCACCCCACTTTCACTTACtatactgtgtctgtgtgtgtgtgtgtgtgtgtgtggagagataAGCTTGCTGGAATCTAAACCTAATCTTCCATCGCCTCCATTCCACTCTGAATCAATACCAATCTTTCACCCATATCTGTTTACTTTCTGTCCTCTtggcaaaaatgaaaaagttgcctctgtttctctccctcccttgcgGGCCTATcgctttcttctctctgtcgtTTGGTGGAGATACAGCCCTCAATGAACCCTCTCCGAGTTTCAATCTCTTCTTTGATCTTTACCCTCTGCTTATCGTctacttcctctcctctcttccatctcgCCGTCTATTTGCCCACCCGTCCCTGTATCTCTACCCCACTGGTTGTTGGTGAGCTGATAGAGGGGTGGGGCGGGGAGGGGCAGGGAGCTGGTTTGCAGGTTACAGGGTGTTATGGAGGAGTGGtgggtgaagaggaagaggaggaggaggacaggctgAGCCCAGGTTGGTGATGGTAGCggtgggggtggtgggaggagaagggagggaggtttTCGGTGAGGGGGGGGAGCAGGGTCCTTTAGCAGCAGCCCCCTCCGGACTGCCTGACAGGGGTGCTCTCGATTTTCAAGTTGGGCTTGTCGCCGCCAGCCGTGGCCCCGGGGCCCATGCGTTTCTTGATCTCGGCGGCCATGGTCATGAAGGCCTGCTCCACGTTGGTGGCGTTCTTGGCGCTCGTCTCCAGGAAGGGGATGGCCAGGGAGTCTGCGAACTCCTgccaagagagaggagagggaattaTTAGTAAAACATTATCCACTCGCTACTTTGTTTGAAGAACTGCATAATGGTCAGGGGTAGACCGatatggggccaatattggccttttactaaCAATGGGATTTGGTCAGGGCctcctggtgactcagtggtctaaggcgtaTGCCATGGCACCGTGGCaacctgggtttgaatctgccAGAGATTGAGATTGCCAGATTGCCTGTgacatgtcatcccctctctctctcccaatctttcctgtctcttttcacTATACACTAtctaataaaaggcaaaaatgccaaaaaagaaTGCCCAGAGGGGTAATTAAATATTTAATCTCTAAAGCAAGTTCATTTAACttttacaaaagaaaataagtaGTCCTTATTTAagatgaaaacaggaaaaagaggAACTCCATGCATGGCATTGCAATACACTATGAAATACAATGGCAATgcaattagggatgcaccgatctgATATCCAGTATTGGTATCAGAGCCAATCCAGGTGAATTTTAAGGTATTGGTATTGACTACAGGCTGTTAAATCAATGTCCGATCcatttataaatgtatttatttaattcccCCTTTCTCTGGTCCATTTATGCAAATTGACATAAAAAAGTACTTGCCGGAAACAAGCAGAGACCACCACTTAGGGCAGTGCGGTGCCTGATTTGAAAGCAGCTGAGCAACAGTCATGTCTGCAGCCTGGAAATACTTTAAACCAGAGAGCTAAAGTAGCCAAACAGCTAATTGTAGGCTAGTGTTTGCAATTCAAGTGTTTAGAGAGgtgacagcagcagagctaATTACAATACTACTAATTTAATCGAGCACTTGAAGAAACACCATTCGAAAGAGTGCACAGATGCCAAGAAGAAGTCTGAGCCCAGGCAGCAAACAGAGGATTCAAATCTTTGAAATAAACGTACAGTCTGGTTGATGCATGACTCACCCATAACCGAAGTAAATTACAAACAACACTGAAGAGAAAacaccacaaacaaacaaaagtctGGCTGTCATCACTCTGCTGCATCCACACTATAAGTGCAGTGGACCTTTACAAAGTGCGGTGctgaaaaataaacactttacttaattacaaaaatattggaTTGGTTCTCGGTATCGGCAGGTACTCAAAATTTAATAACCCGGATCAGTatctgagacaaaaaaaaacatgcatctgAACATTTGTAAATACAATACAAAGTCCATGGACTCCTTTTTTcaattaaacatcaatatgCATCAGGCTACTTTTCAGTGGTAAATATATAACCAAGCTATTACAAGATTATTCCATTATTCCAATCTTGTTGGTTGTTTTCATGCAGTTTAAGCTGAGAACTATTAACTATTAACATTATTTGCACTGGACCAATAGAATAATGAATACAAAGGCCATTGAGATTGACTTCTCCCAAAATGATGAGTAGGAATATAAATATGTTTGTGAGCATCATGGTGCGCTGTAAACTAAAATTGGACCATCAGCATCTCACATCTAAgtgcattcacaccaagcaCATTCTGAGCAGTTTATACAAGCTGCACTTCGCTTGTAATTGGACAGCGTGAACCTAAATCaaccaaatataaaaatgcaacaaagtaaacttttccactatggttcagacccaaagaaaaccaactgtagGTCAGGGGTCGCGTTAACCGAATATTTTCCGTCATTGACGGAATTTTTGTAACAATGACGGAAAAATCTGAAGGCCGTCCGTCATTTTGACAGATTACACTGAGGGCGATCTACCCTAACGTTAAGTAATTCACACGCAACACTGTCAATAACCACATGTAGACCACCTGTAGTAGACCCCCCTGTCCAGTTGGTGGCGAGTGTGCATATTAATTAGCTACTGTTACCACTACGGGTCACAGAGGCGTGCAGCAGCCGCACCCCTGGTGTAGAAGGAGCGCATGCTGCGGGATTTCCTCCCGGTGAAGCGAGTGCTTGCAGGATCGGGAAATCCCACGTTCAGAGAGTCTTGCCGACTTCTGATCACTTCCCTGGGAGAAATGTTCCCCGACTTCAAAACTCTGGCTGAAGTGGCGCTGGTAATTCCAGTCTTcagtgtggcagcagagcgcgggttcagccttcagaacaaaattaaaatggcCATGACAAGCCGAGGCAAAGACGCAAAACCTAATGACAATCGCCTCTGCAGCAATCTCCCTTGATGCGTTTGATTACGCTCAAGCGAGCACCCAGTTTAAGTCCATGCGGACCAGGAGGAAGGTTTGAGTTCAGGCTAGGCTACAGCAGGTCAATtgagttcaatttaatttcttgtaaatggtttgttcatattttaattgtaattgtctAATTCTGTAAAATTGCATCATTCATATTTGCCCGTTTAGGACGGTCGGTGTCTCCGtttgttcatcttttctctcttactagtgcagtgcccgtttgcgccgctgctgcacagagcgctgttcgcttgtttattcaaagtttattaatattgaacgtgtcgcattccaaattgcaccaaatctgacactgcacgtccctgggtccccagcaatacacccgccaagtgtgaagtggatcggacgaacggttctcgagataagcgaaggacagagagacagacagacagagattccttgctttatagtagcctatgataaatgcataatctaagtttgttcttctgtatattaaatgttattgtgatcgattgtttttgaaaattaaataatatttaataggctatgtctcattatcattaaaaaaattaaaattaaaatgacgGGTAATAATAGATTATGACGGAATTTTTACCACCCTGTCCGTCAAAATGACGGACAACGAGAAAGTCTAACGCAACCACTGCTGTAGGTATAACTGCACCCTTAGACGCCACTAATGAATACTTCATCTTGCTGGGTCTGCAGTGACATGATAAGTGGAAAGATGTCAGTCATACCTTGGCTGTTGTGTAGTCCACTACTTTCTTGGTGGTCAGGTCACACTTATTGCCCACCAAAAGCTTGTTGACATTTTCACTGGCGTAGCGGTCGATTTCCTGGAGCCACTGCTTCAC
This region of Centroberyx gerrardi isolate f3 chromosome 23, fCenGer3.hap1.cur.20231027, whole genome shotgun sequence genomic DNA includes:
- the rab1ba gene encoding zRAB1B, member RAS oncogene family a yields the protein MNPEYDYLFKLLLIGDSGVGKSCLLLRFADDTYTESYISTIGVDFKIRTIELDGKTIKLQIWDTAGQERFRTITSSYYRGAHGIIVVYDVTDQESYNNVKQWLQEIDRYASENVNKLLVGNKCDLTTKKVVDYTTAKEFADSLAIPFLETSAKNATNVEQAFMTMAAEIKKRMGPGATAGGDKPNLKIESTPVRQSGGGCC